The DNA window accaccggtcctggcaacccacattgtgcacacctggcaaccatcattgtgCACACCTGCTACCCATCGTTaaacacacctggacttcatctcCACCCTAATTACTCTCCCTTCACATGGCCCTCAGCAAGCCTCAGTCATTAGGCAGTATAGGTTTTGGTTACGTTCAGTACGCTTTTCTTTTCGTCTCTTCTTTTTGCTTGTAAGGATGAtgattattaaactcaccttctgcacctgtttCCTAACTCCCTGCTTATACATCACACATTTAACCTATTTGCCCTCTATTTGCACTGAGAAAACCTTCTTCCTTCACTTCATTCTGAGACTGGAGGAATAATCACACATATGACAACTAGTGAgtgacatctctctctttcagacagACATCCTGTAGTCACACAGTGTAGTCTCTCCTTTTGTCCTCCCCTTGTTCCCCTAATGAGCAGCGATAGTAAATAAATATTGGATAGATTCAGATGTAGAAGTCTTCCGACCTGCCTCAGTTCAAAGAGAGGCTGTCATATGTAAATCTGTGAAATGCAAAGTCACACTGAGACAGTCACatcacagggtgtgtgtgtgtttcctgtggcTGGGAAAACGTTTGTTTTGTTCCAGGTGCAGCATACCTCATTGATGatccacacacgcacagacagacactggCCAAGTGTCCAAGCTCTCAGAGTGCGTTTTCGGTCTAATGAGAGAATGGCAGAGTTTCAGGAGGTTTCTTGGATCAGAGGTGACTTTAGGAAGAGGTACTCCACTCCGTTATCACATGACAGCTTTGATCGCTGGCCATTTCAACTACTGAGAATATTCTACAGTGATGTCAAAGCATTGTGGGGAATGTaataatatgaatacattttactGCGATAATGTGAGCTATAATATGTCCCTAAAAGCGGCCAATTTCTGTCTTTTAATTCGACTCTCCACTCTTTTCAAAATCTCTTTAATCTAAAATGAGTCTGCAAAATAACATTTCTCAGCATTCCCTCTGGTACAAAGCAGACCGGCCTGATATTATAGAACAATTTATTAGATATCATGTTACAGAAAGCACAGGTGGACGGGCCAACAGGCAGAAGGACGGGTGGATGGACAGATAAAAGGATGAatgaaaggacacacacacacaacacacacacagagagatatgaaAGAGGATGACCTTTCACGAGAGCGTTTTGATCTACCTACATAGTAAACACATTGTGCAACGTTTCCATTATGATTGTGGTAGAAACCGAATGTGTGCTGAAAGCATTCCCCCATCCGTATGACTGCAGCTTGGCCCTGTAGAGTAATCAGAAGAAATAGAATTATACAGCCGGAGTGCCCAGTAATCACTTTGTGTTGAACTAGATGATAGTGTAGAGTATAGTATATCAGGGAGACTCGATCAGATTACCTGTTACCTGTATTGTCCTTGCATAACAAGGGCAATGCAATCATTTTAATGACTTCCAATAGCTTGTAAACTATTTTCCAAAGGACAAAAATGTCATAAAGATGAAAAGTGAATTTCACTTATGACAAAATGCTATATTGCTGACTCGAGGTACAGCTGATGGAAACATATGTATCTGGTATTGATGTCATTATGCTAAATAATACCGTCAATAATTTAAGGATCAGTGGGATGACCGGGCTtttgaataaatgttttacatggaaaaagtggtaagcaagttaggccccccaaaaatattttttcaccaagtcaaatgaatttattgtgttagaagtttcataatgcttGTATATTAATCAAAGTAGATAATAGTTGTATATATCAGTTGGGGTCTAtgagcttcaatatgaggtcctaaacctagtaTGAAAGTGCATTCTTGTAGCTGTGTGGTCAAAGTATATATAGTCAAAGTGTTTGCGTTGGGGTAAGTTAAGCTAATGGTTGAGGCAATGGCAAGTTTagcaaattgaaatgttttctcccaggtgtaatgcaaggcattatcgctgggatatgaggtgacagaagggcctggcctatgttaaaagtgtttgtGAGGTGTTAAAAGAGCaaatgtgattgtgttgaattgtgtttggaaaATAAAGATGAACATGTTTTTAAAAGGGAGTGACAATATTTtgttcagtacagaaatgtgtaggtggcttaacttaccctgccccgcggctcaacttaccccatacccagGGTAAGGTGTGCCAAGAATCCCCTTTTTTTGGACAAggtatgttttcaaaactgtgatgtttacatgaattctgattatttccagggatacacaacatcctggaatatatgtagatatctttgttagaaagaaaacTATATATTTAACTTGAAAGAGTGATGCTAAATGTAAATAATGGCTCAACTTagcccactctcccctacaggaCAGTAAATATATGCTACCTTCACAGTGGGATGGCTGGATGATTCTGATGTTCTGCTGCTGTCAGTGTTGTCTATCAGAGCTGATGAATGCAGAGGCCcagtggtaagtgtgtgtgtgtgtgtgtgcctttctgtCTCATTAAAGACAGGATTAACCTGTAGGGGGTCTCACTGTACCCCTCCAACCGCCCCAAACCGCGACTAGGTCACTGAGGAAGGCCTCCACAGAGACATGTTTTATTAACAGACGTCAGTGTTAATATATCTAGTGTTCATGGTGATGTGATTTTCAACCGAGCCATGACAGCTCAGCAGGCTGGGTTTATTATCATGTTGTAAATTAATCAACATGATCAACATGCAACTCAAGTCACAAAATAATCATATTGAGTTGTAATGAAGCAGCAACATCGAACCGGTATGTCATTTGTGCTGACTAAAATATATGAATCTAATGTGGTTTCAGTAGGTAGGTCATAattcaaatacaaaatacaaacaatAGAGTAATGCATCTTTGACCCTGGTAGTTAGTTGTCCATTCTTGCTCGTCTCTCCACTTTACACAATTATTTGACAGCAGTGCCACCTGCTGTTatattctctctctgtactctaccacagctgaaacagagaagaggacagtgaTTAGAGAAGGTAATAAAACATGTGGGGGAGAAAAAGTCTCTCTCTAACACATTTTGGAACTTTGTGAGTGACACTTCACATTCTAAAACACCACAACAATGGACTCCTCAGTTCTATGAATATTTTGATTTCTATGTGTTGAATGTGCAATCACACAACACGCCCTGTAGAATGGCATAGAGACAATGACCACCATTACAGTCTATCTGTCTCATTAAATGAGCATCTTTCCCCAGTTTGACTATAATAGCTAGTCAGGAGATATTTGGTCAGGATGCTCTGTTGTGACTGGTGCAGAGAACCTGTTAGGTGAGTAGAGGTGACACATTAGTCTTCCTGTGCTGTCTGGTTCTGAGTAGAGGGAGTACAGCTATGACCGGAAGTGACATATTcgtagcaggttagcagaatttAGGATACTAAGACTAAGGTTAAGAAAAGGATTAGGGTTAGCCAAAATGCTCTACTAACCTGTCACAAAAAGTCACTTTTGCTTGAATCTGTACTCCCTTTAGTCACAACCGTGCTGTCTACCTGTGTACTATAAACCTAACtttcattgtgttgttatttttttccCAGCAGGAAAGTGACTGGTGGTGGTGGGTCTGGACGACACAGGGAAGACCACTATAATCACATATCTACAGGGAGGTGAGCCTCTCTCTCATACAGTAACATCAACTTTATTCTCGCATAGGCTTACAGTTGAGATTTTTCAGCCAATAATAACAGTCTGACGGGTATGAAAACTTCAGTCTTTGGTATTTGGGTGATCTATCCCTTTAACAGCTGTGACAAGAGACTAaagactgttgtgtcgtctgcttCAGTCTACCACAGCTCCTGAGATCTGGGCTTCATCCAGTCTGATTTAGCACAGGCTATAACACACAACAATGACAGATAACTGGACTGACCACAGATGGTTGTTCTCTCAGACACACTTTGATTTTCCTCAGACGTTACGGAGGAACCTCTTACAACTTCACAGACTGACTGATCCCTgatacacaaagacagacagtaaCTTCAAAATAAGTTTGACATGTAACAGTTATATAACTTATGGTCTTGAAGAGTATTAGTGAGTGTAATTTCTGCTCTTTCACACAGAGAACCTGTGTGACCAGACCCTTGTGGATGGAGTGTCTGTGGCTGAgctgtgtttggggggggggggggggggtggtgtaagGTGACCTTTCATGACTTGGTTGGGGGGACAGGGTGGCTGGGCAAGGCTATGTTGGGGAGCTACTACACCCAGTCCCATGGTCTGGTGTTCGTGGTCGATTCCAGCGACGTCAAACGCCTCCAAGACACCAGGGTCGCCATCACTGACGTCCTACAGCACCCCCACATCGCTGGCAAGCCTGTCCTACTGTGAGTAACTCAACCAGGGATAAACTTGATTTTTCTGTGCTATTTGATACAGAACTTTCAGATGTGAACAACATGTTGTGCTTCCTGTTGTACTTCTTCCTGTAACCACTTGGTGGCAGGGTTGTTACTCCGAAACAGTTTAATATACTCCTAATGGTGAATAGGGGATGGTGGTGGAAAGTGGATAAGTAGGCATACGTAGACCAGAGAAGGGTGAgatgtccttgagatgtttctacaacttgattggagtccacctgtggtaaattcaattgattggacatgatttggaaaggcacatacctgtctatataagatcctacagttgacagtgcatgtcagagaaaaaaccaagccataaggtcgaaggaattgtccttaggactccgagacaggattgtgtcgaggcacagatctggggaagggtaccaaaaatgttttgcagcattgaaggtccccaagaacacagtggcctccatcattcttaaatggaagaagtttggaaccatcaagattcttcctagagctggccgcctgaccaaactgagcaatcgggagagaagggccttggtcacggaagtgaccaagaacccgatggtcactctgacagagctccagagttcctctgttgagatgggagaaccttctagaagtacaaccatctctgcagcactcttcCAATCAGGCCtatttggtagagtggccagacggaagctattcctcagtaaaaagcacacgacagccagcttggagtttgccaaaaggcacctaaaggactctcagaccagaaaagagagaaacaagattgagaaacaagattatatgGTTTGATgacctgcaaatagctgtgcagcgacgctcccaatccaacctgacagagcttgagaaaatcggcagggaagaatgggagaaactccccaaatacaagtgtgccaaacttataccgtcatacccaagaagactcgaggctgtaatcgctgccaaaggagcttcaacaaagtactgagtaaaatggtcagattttttgtaaagtttttttatttctaatacatttgcaaaaaaatctaaaaacctgttttcactttgtcattatggtgtattgtgtgtagattgatgaggaagaaaaacaatataattaattttagaataaggctgtaacgtaataaaatgtggaaaaagtcaaggggttggaATACCTTCCACTGTGTGTCCTGTTCAGCTGACCTACCTTTCTACATGTGTTGATATCCTCCCTGTGCCCTGCAGTGTGTGTTGATATCCTCCCTGTGCCCTGCAGTGTGTATCTAGACACATCCTGTTCTATGATATCACTTAAACCTGTGTTACCAGTCAGGTCCATGAACACCCTGGACTCTGTGTAGACTCTGACATCAGACACCTGGGTCCACTGTTGACGCGTGCGtgcgcacgaacacacacacacacacacacagacaaaacacacacacacacacacacacacacacacacacacacacacacacacacacacacacacacacacactatacttgTGAGGAATTTTGGGGatcaacaattgattcccattcaaaatcccatttaccctaaccctaaccctcaccctaaccttaaccttaaccctaaccttaatccctaaccctaaacctaacgcttaaccctaaacttaaacctaacctctaaccctaatttTATCccaaaccctaattctaaccctaacccctaagcctaaaatagctttTTTACAAGTGAGGACTGTCAAAATATCTCCACTTCTCTGAATTTGAGTTGTTTTACTATTCTTGAGGacttgacaaacacacacacacaaacgtgtcCCCCATACTTGGCCATATACTTGTGACCGGGAATTTCCCCCTGTGTTCACTGTGAGACATATTGGTATATAATGAAGAACACTCCCACACTGCTGCTGCTATGACAAAGCACAGTGACACATTGGAATGTGTCATAGTTTCACCTAACACAGGATGTTTGTTCACAGTCAGAGAGTTTTAATCTTGATGTCTTTGTCTGAAAGCCATCTTCTGAAATGTTAAATGGCcttaacaaaataaaaagttaGCAAACATATAACCACAGTGAAATAACGTAATCCACAATGAGATTTTGAAATATAACAGATTGTCCATTGAGCCTGCCTGATTTGAAGTGAAACTCACAGGTAAATGCattcatatgtacagtaccagtcaaacgtttgaacACACccattcattcaagggtttttctttattttgactatttttttaaattgtagaataatagtgaagacatcaaaaccatgaaatatgacatatggagtcatgtagtaaccaaaaaggtgttagacaaatatttatatttttgattcttcaaagtagccaccctttgccttgatgacagctttgtacactcttggcattctctcaaccagcttcacctggaatgcttttccaaccgttttgaaggagtttccacatatgctgagcacttgtttggtgcttttccaactcatcccaaaccatctcaattgggtggaggtcaggtgattgtggaggccaggtcacctgaaaaacaaatgatagtcccactaagcgcacaccagatgggatggcgtatcgctgcagaatgctatggtagtcatgctggttaagtgtgccttgaattctacataaatcactgacagtgtcaccagcaaaacacccacacaccatcacacctccccctCCAAGCTTCATGGTGTGAACCacaaaccacacatgcggagatcatctgttcacttactctgagtctcacaaagacatggtggttggaaacaaaaatctcaaatttggactcatcagaccaatggacagatttccactggtctaatgtccattgctcgtgtttctttgcccaagcaattctcttattcttattggtttcctttagtagtggtttctttgcagcaattcgaccacgaaggcctgattcacgcggtctcctctgaaGATTCTTATAAGTGAAATGCCACCTGTAGACTCTCCAGAATTCTTCCTCTCCCCATCTGAAAAACCTCCAGGGGCatctccagtctccagtctctcctCTATGTGCATCACCACTAggggcagcaacagcagcagagcCTCCTCAAAGGGTTCTTTTTCCTGTACCTGGCAGCCATTTTAAACTTCTCGTTACTGACAGTGACATAGTCCTGTGTCTTCTCTACGCTGGTCTGGATGTGGTCTATGTAGTCTCCCTGCTCCTCCACCAACATAAAGACATCCATGAACAGATCTCTCAGCTCTTTCATGTTGCTCTCCAGATTCACCAGCTCCTATAGTAGTTACAGAAAAGATTAGGACTGAACGTTAGTCAAGGAGTTGTCTGAATGGACAGTGAAATTCGTCTAAATTAGAGCCAATATTAGTGTTTGTCTGTCACAGACATACGAGGCCCACTTTAGATCTCCCTTACTGAGGGATTTCAAAGTCTTCTCTTTGCTTAGATAACATAGTCTCGCATTCTCTTACACATCAAAACTTTTCTATGTTAATGTCATCACGCTTACCTTGTGTCTCTGCTCGATCTCAGACAGCTTAGAGCGTGTGATGCGTTCATTGTTGAGGAGGTTCTGGTTAAACACCTCCCACTTCCCCGCAGCAACCATTTCGTCCACTTCCTCCTCGGTGACGTCGCGACCAGACACCTCCAGCTGACGGATGATGAAGTGTTTACACCGCTCCTGTTTACTGAGAATGGAGTCGTTGTACAAACGCATCACCTAGGAGTGATAAAAGAGGAAAAAATACTTTAGACTAGAAGCAGACATTTCTGTTCACTGTTAGCTTAGCTAGTGCTAGCGGATATTCAAGAAGGCTACCATGTGTAAACTAAAGCTAACCAATATTTTTACGCTAACGTGTATGTGTCATTGTACACATCAGAAAAACACCATTGAAATAAAAGGTTCTAATAACTTTTGGAGAGTGACCTGCTGGAATTGTCTGTGTAGCACTGCGTGTTGGGAGCGTTGGATGCGTGTAGTGGCTGTAGCTAGTCCCTGCAGGCCTTCTAAACTCTGTGCCTTCTTGAAGAGGGCGTCCAGCCGTCTGTGGATGCGCTCTGCCTGCAGCTTGATGTCCCTCGTCACACTGCTCTCCTTTTTCATCACACTGAAACGACGCATGGTTGCCACCAGGCTCCTTTGATGCTGGCTAAACTTCTTCACctggggagaaggagaagaggattcAGTCAAAATATAAATGAACAACAGGGATTTATAGAGCATCCTTCCTCCTCCGGAATTCACCACAGTATTATCATGGACATTAAGTTGCAGTCCAACTAAGGTGCAGGCTTTGAGGATCGAATGGTGTATACCACTCTTAGGAGGAATATGTAAGATCACTCACCTCGGTTTCGAGCTCAGTGATGTCACCGCGGATATGCTGAGCCTCGGACAGGAAGTTGTCCAGGACTGGTTCCTCCTCAAACACCACAGCCTGCTGTGGAGTGGCGACACTAACCCATGCTGGGTCATCTGGGTCAGCGTCTTCCTCAGGGAATGGGGTCTCATCTGCCTTGTTTCTTGCCTCCCGGAACTCCTGGGCCCTCTGATGCAGCTCCTCCAGACGGTCCCTCATGGTCAGAGTGGAGTTCCCGCAGGAGGACAGCAGAACCTGTCAGTTGAGGCCTTTTGGTAAAGTTATCACCACAGAACAGAGCCttctcaattttagaataaggctYtaacgtagcaaaatgtggaaaaagtcaaggggtctgaatactttccgaatgcactgtttatagTTTTTCCAAATATTGTTGGTATGCCTAAAGAGAAGACCAAAACACTGTTTTGAACAAAGCCGTTTCAGTCAACACTTTTTACCAGGTGACCTTTCCTTTCTTGTTCATCCCAATGAATCATCATTACAATGAGGAACTCAAGATCGTAtgaggtaaatatgtacattggTGTATCCACTTTGAACTGGAATCGCGTCTATCTtcactttgtttgtttttagcaTCACAACCctgctagcacatttggtttcttggaagtgggaacgtatgtttttggtttcacattggttgtgggaacaaaTCCATAAGTTTCCTGAACAGTAAAATTGAACGTTTTTTAAACATTATGAGAAAAGAAGTGAAAATGTTGCATCCACTGGGAATGCTTATTtgtaggttgcagggaggttctgagaacgtctCAGGTTTTATTAATGCCCTGAGGTTATTTAGACATGTTTTAATAACTTCCTTGAAACTTTCAAAAACACTGTTAGCTTATTTGGGGTTAACTTTTTtgaagcacagataggacacgtGGAAATGTATTTCCTTAGKCATTTATCACGCGaacatttgttttagtttttttgtgacaagacacagcatcagtgagattcaaacctttAACCTTCTGTTTTTATCCATGGAATAAGTCTACTATGCCACCAAGATGGAGCTAGCATACCATGTTTTTTTaagcatacaaagctgttcattttagtctattcaaacagaccccatttcaaaggaaacaaacactcattaagatcaggtgtggccaactAGTGGGCGCGCCCAACTCCCCTGAACGTACTTAACAAGAtcgaggatagagagagttttgttgatgctgagaatggaaaattggcctatatgtttttaaataacattcttagaatgtcaTCTGAAAGTTACTAAAGTTTTATTGTGGTTTTGATGGAATGTTTCTTAAATGTTCTTGGAACAAGTTGATAGAACCAAGAGGAACCCTGTAGGAAaggttatgctgaagtactgaaaatcccatagaagaacattgtttcttaatgttctctgaactatttgagaacattcccaatgtcaaaccagtttgAGAGCATTCCTAAAATATTACCaacattgaaatgaaatgtaaccatgtttgaattTTTATGAAACTTTCTGTTAATGTAATGAAATGCCAATAAATAAAGTATTTTGTCATAATTCCTTAAGAGTGCTGAGAATGTTCCCAAGCCAACTATCCTGCACCCTTCCCAGAAAGTTGTGTGAAGGTTGTAATCAAAATAACATAGGataaccacactctcaccaagctctaagaatcatatggttctcagaatgttatgtacTAGCTGAGAAGCTCTTCTATAGTTAATGCATAGACAAAATTAACATACCTGAGAAATTCCTTAAACTCTTTGGTCCACTAAGCTACAAGTAGTGTTTGTGGCTTAGGAtggcagggagagatggatgggcaCGACGTTTATCTGCAGCACCAGTGAATCTACTTCAGCTTTGCTTCCCATGAGAAGTTCTCTTGTTTATGTTTTTGCCTCAAGCCATTTCCCTTCACTAGTACATCTCCCTGACATAACGATATAATGAGAGCGCTCAGAGAAGTGACCtattaacacgcacacacacacacacagctagacaGCAGAAAATTATGATTATTATAACAGTTTGTAGGTTTCATAACTTTATTCTGAAGCGTATATATACCGCATTTCCTATTTTCTAATGCAGGTTCTGGATAGTTTGGAGGacccccagctagcacataaggTTCTGGATAGTTTGGAGGACCCCCAGCTACCACATAAGGTTCTGGATAGTTTGGAGGacccccagctagcacataaggTTCTGGATAGTTTGGAGGACCCCCAGCTAGCACAAAAAGGTTCTGGATAGTTTGGAGGacccccagctagcacataaggTTCTGGATAAGTTTGCGAGTTAACCCCCAGCCTAGCACATAAGGTTCTGGATAGTTTGGAGGACCCCCAGCTAGCACATCGGTTCTGGCATATAGTTTGGAGGAGGACCCCTAGCTAGCACCCTAGTTCtttacttccgggttggagcgagcggtcgcatttcgtacttcgctccgcaggtagtataattttcattacatttcattatagtacaacggtttgatttgtctgatcttagcaatttcttcttagctagctacatagccgtctttgtatc is part of the Salvelinus sp. IW2-2015 linkage group LG36, ASM291031v2, whole genome shotgun sequence genome and encodes:
- the LOC111959245 gene encoding syntaxin-19-like; the encoded protein is MRDRLEELHQRAQEFREARNKADETPFPEEDADPDDPAWVSVATPQQAVVFEEEPVLDNFLSEAQHIRGDITELETEVKKFSQHQRSLVATMRRFSVMKKESSVTRDIKLQAERIHRRLDALFKKAQSLEGLQGLATATTRIQRSQHAVLHRQFQQVMRLYNDSILSKQERCKHFIIRQLEVSGRDVTEEEVDEMVAAGKWEVFNQNLLNNERITRSKLSEIEQRHKELVNLESNMKELRDLFMDVFMLVEEQGDYIDHIQTSVEKTQDYVTVSNEKFKMAARYRKKNPLRRLCCCCCP